The window AATTGCTTTTGGAGAGTTTGGTCAGAAGACCACTTCAAGAGCAACAGAGTGAGATTTAGAACATGAAGAACAAAGCAGTGTTCAGCAAATTAGAATACTTAAATGCAAGACACCTGAGAGATTGTATTTGGCTCTTTTACATACCATGAGCAGCAAGTAAGTGTTATTGGGGACCACCATGATGAAGCCATTTATAGATAGTTTGAGAACAAATCACAGtggattataataataataattttattaaatgccccgcccatctggctgggtatatTCCTCAAACTGGAAATTGTGTCCATATTTGGTAGGTGAAGTAAATTCAGGAGTCGACACACATGTATTGCTTTATTTTCTACAGATCTTGTCTGCCTTCTAAAGTAGCCTAAATTTTGATTGGTGTGATCTCTAATTAACAAAGTTACTAAATTAGACCCCTTGGGTGGGATTCGTCTAAGAAGCCCCGTGCAAGGTCTTCTGCTTGCACAGAGGGATTTCGCCTCTCCATGCCCCCTAGAATTGGCTCTGGAAGAGTTGGGagcacccccagaacagtgtggtTGGGAATCATTCTGTCCAGCAAGCTGAAAcgcttgcacagatggaacattTATAGTAGTGCAAAATTGAATCCCACTCCTTGAAAACAAATGTAACTAGCAGCAGTCATTTTGAAAGCATTCTTGAGTTGTACATTCCTAATAGTAACTTATCTCTGTTTCAGAATACCAGTGCGTTTGGATCTCAGCTGAAGGACtgtattccagtttctgatttttcagCTGCTGGAGCATTTGAAAGCTGTGATGTGATAAATAGAGGGTAAGCACTAGAAAGCCATTGAAATACATTGGTGAATTCCTTGTGCGCCCTGATGATGGAGATCCAAAGTGTGTTTGAAATGGTTTTTCTCTGCCTCCTTGGTCTGCTTTTCTTCAAGTGGGTTGTGTAGAGGTGGCTTGGTCAAGACTGttgagaggagagaggaaaaagaagcTCTCACTTCCCCACTCGCAAATGAATCCCATAAATCTGCAGCAGTACttacctgggaaggtggtgagCCCCAAATAGGCTATTTCCACCTCTTCTATCCATCTTGGATGAAAGGACTGCAGTAAGAAGAGAAGTCCCCACCCTGCACCTCTGACTTCAAAAGGAAAGGGAGCTCATATCTCCCACGTGGGCCGGGCAGTTCCTTAGATACAAAACATTTGTTTACTAAATATTTGCGTGAGATGATCTTCCAAAGTTACACCCAGTTATTTGTCTTCATAAATTTTATTGACAGTAGGAGCCTTAAATATAGATTCTTTCCACAGAATTGTGGAACTAAAACTGGATCCATCCAAGATTTTGTGTCCGTCTCCAGAGTGCTTCCTGCTTGCCCGAAGTGGAGGAGCCAGTTCAGCCTCTTGAACTGGGTGGAAAGCTCTTTGCCTTCCTTCCTCCAGAAGCAGacagagctgcagtttccaagcaGCCTGTCTCATGGAATGAAGGGACCATGCGGATGTCAGAGCTCCTACATAGCGGGAACAGGTTGAACTTGGTTTGGCCTAGTTTGAAGGTGGAATTTAGAAACTGACCCCATTCCCCTGAGACTCTGGGCAGAATCATTTTCATAGGTTGGGCTTGACAAGAAGAGAACTCTCTTCTGTCAAAACAGACCAGTGGCAGCGTTATACATGCAGCGCTTCTGCATATATGTAGGCAATCATGCCACTAAATATGTGGGCAAGGCATTAGGACTAGTTAAAATAAACCATAGCTCGCTCTTTGAGATGTCTCATGAACTGACAGCCAACATGTTGAGTTACATATTTGCTATCAAATGTAATTGATAGGATAGACAATAACGTCTaagtaatctttttttttttttacattatccTTGTGATTTCCTCACATTTGCCATTAAACAAATctgaatttatatatttaaacttGCAATACTCCTTACAGTTTTGGCAATTTAAAATGTATACCCTGGCTCAGATCCCTGAAAAAGAATGCAAAAATCATTGCTAAGGTTGACACATAGTTGTACTCAGGTTGTGTGTGGTGACtattcattttgttttgcctataaAATAAGAAAGGTAAAAAGTTTTATTATACATTAAACTAAAGCCAAAGTTGATAATAGCTCACTCTTTTGCACacgaactgacccagaccctgtgatcatcatctgaggcccttcttcatgagaGGACAGAGGGTGGCAAAGtgggaacaggccttttctgtggtggcttgcCATTTGTTGAAAGCTCTCCCgaagaggctcgcctggcaccttcattgtatatatttaggtgccaggcaaaaacctttctggcattttaaatgtgtttattggaTGTGGGGTgctactggtttgtttttgtttttattattatgtattttattatttatttagtgtcTCATTTTGTATCTTTATATTTTGAACTGCCCAGCAAGCcttgaatgaagggtggtatacaaattaaataaataaaaaatgatagtTAGCCCCACTGTAGATGGGGAGACTCACTTCCAAGAGAATATGCAAACAGGCATTAGACTTCACAGTATTTGTTTCCTGCACACAAATTGCTGGTATCATTACTTCCACCCTACCAAAGAAGAGAAAATAGTTCTTTTATGTATTCTATGCCATTAATTCCAGACTTTAGAACCACAAAACTTTTACCTGGAATTGCTATCCAAAATATTTTGTGAACGATACTTTGAGATAAAAGTTGCAGTATTAATACTGTACATTGTTTTTAAAGCTTTACAAATGTGAAGAGTGAACTTTTCCCTGTTCATCCTTTGGAACTATCAGAGAAAAATGTAAGTACACTTCATCTTTTCAGACTGTGGACTGTAAACAGTGCAAGTGGTATACAGTTGCCCCATATCTTACGCCCAGGGGTAATGTGTATATATGAAAACCATGTGCAGCCAAAACTGTTTTGCCATTGGATTTGCCCCACAGCTAGCCGTTGAGGGTAAGGTAGctggtggggggaagagaaagagagcacTCCTGTCAGTCCTAGAGCCAGGGCACTAAGTGGGCCTTGCCTGCGAAACAAGGACAAGAGCTTAAAATCTCTTTCTGTGCTGAATCTGCTTGGAGTTACTTGGCGGAAAAACAGCTCGATGGGCTCTTGGCCTTGCTTCTCAGGCAAGGCCTGCTTGGTGCGCTGGCTCTGGGAATGTTAGGGATGCCTTCATGGGTCAGTCCAACTTCCTGTGAGATTCCACAAGAGCATCCCTTTATTGCCCATGTATAGTTAAAATCATGCAAGTTAAATATGTGTATGATGTGGCCATACTATACACTTTTTTCAGTTAACAGTGGATAGAAAACTTAATTTTACAGGACAGATACTTTTCTAATACTTGGCACCAGCTGTGTTTTGGGGGCAAAACTAAAACCTAAGGCTGCGCTCCCAAAGCTACTTTCATAGGAGTAAGCCCAGTTGGGATTGGTGGGACTTCTGATTAATGTATGGGATTGTATTTTCAGTTGGCGGTCTTCCCTATCGGAAAGCTTTCAACTCATCTTGAAGGGGCAGATCCAAGCTGATTGAACAGTGCATGATGAGCAGTACAGAAGGGTGGCATAGGTGGCACAGAAATTATGTCCTTATTGTAGTTCATAAATTGATGTATGATGTACAGAGGGTCTTGAAAAGAGATTTGAAGGGGAAAAGAAATGCATGTTTGCAGCATGAGGAGCAAAATGTTAGCAGCCACAATGATgaatgtgggagagagagagataatgggATTGATAAGTGACTCAgtaaggaaaggaagaaaggaaagttgAAACAGAGAGATGTCATGAGGCAGAAGCATAGAGGCTAATTGCCTTTATCTTCAAATCTCTACAAAGGCTCAAACATGCATGAATATTTTCTTGTTCACATActctgttcagcagtggagccTGGAAGAGGGAAAAGAATCCTTTAAAATAGTTTTACTTGCCACCCTTTTTGTCAAGTGTAACTTATGGCAGGCAGGTTGTAAGGTCACATACATAACTGAGCTGAATGGAGTTATGAATATGGGtcagtctcctccttccccatcCTGCCATTTCCCTGGAACAGCCCCTTTTCAGGACTTACCTCTGCCTCAGGCGGGATAGAGAATTTAGGCCAGCATATCTccagctgagccaggatgagTCAGACCTGCTCATTCCAAACTCCTCTCGTTTCATCGGATCTTGGGTTTGGAATGCTCCCACAGTGGGCTTGGATAGTCAGATGGATGGATCACTCAAGCATCTATAAGATGGCAAATAAACACAcctcttcctctctcacacacccttctGTAATTAGTCAGATGTTGGCATTCCTTCAGTACTGAAAGTAATTCATTTAACATTAACACAAATGGGATTTGGGTTATTTGGCAGTATTTTACTTTCACCACAAGGTGGAGTCAAATGTACTCCGCTTGCCAGAAACAGCATGTTGTGATGGATTGATAACGGTGCGTATAAATTCCAGCTGGGGGttggaattttcttttctttaagtgAATGGAAGTATTTAAAGTAAGCTAGGAAAATTTATGTGAAGcattataaacattttttaacaaagGAGGTCACATTTCCCTAATTGTTCTAGAACACAAGTATATTCTCAACACTTTGTTTTGTAGTTTTCATTGAATCAAGATAAGATGAATTTTTCTACTCTGAGAAATATTCAAGGGCTGCATGCACCGCTGAAGCTGCAAATGGAATTCAAAGCAGTGAAGCAGGTAtgctttttcatttgttttcagtaATTTGTTTTGCCCAGCATAATGTTTTAAAAGCATCTGAtaaaatagcattagcttcttACTGAATTTAATGATTAATACTTAAAACCACTGTAACATCAGTGATTCGTTTGAGAAAGCCCAGGAGTTGAACCTTTTGAACCTGGGGGAGTGGAGATAAAGGGGAAGATCTGAGTCATTTTCTTCATAATCATCTTGTCACGCAAGACTGTCACCTGATTAAATTAATCTTGCACCACAATCCTGTGTATGTTTACTTGGATGTAAgccccacagaattcaaagaggctTATTTTCAAGTAAGAACACATAGGATTGCACCACTAGTTAATTAACCATATCAGTTTATTCAATTAAGTCTACATAAATAGGTATATAAAATagcaccattgaactcaataggtcTTTTTTCTCTGTAGACGCATACCATAAGATTGCACTAGTAATCAAGCAAGGCTTCATGTTGCAACTATAGCAGGCCTGGATAgctgcatggtgctgataataccagtgttgtgggtttgatccccatatgggacaactgcatattcctgcattgcagggagttggattagatgatcctcaaggtccctttaTTTGGGTAGTAATTACACAGTTTATTTGTTGAACGATACATCCCTGACCAACTGTTGTACTTTATAGGCCCAGCGTCTTCCTTTCCTTAATAGTTCTAACTTGTCCCTGGATATCTTGAAAGGCAACTATGACTGCATTGGTTTTGAGGATATTCTGAACGGTAAGGAAATTTCcaaaaaaaatgggagaaatcTAGTATTTTAAAACTGCAGGGAAGAAAATTGATTGTAAAGATCACAA of the Lacerta agilis isolate rLacAgi1 chromosome 4, rLacAgi1.pri, whole genome shotgun sequence genome contains:
- the POMP gene encoding proteasome maturation protein translates to MNTSAFGSQLKDCIPVSDFSAAGAFESCDVINRGFTNVKSELFPVHPLELSEKNFSLNQDKMNFSTLRNIQGLHAPLKLQMEFKAVKQAQRLPFLNSSNLSLDILKGNYDCIGFEDILNDPAQSEVMGDPHLLVEHKLGLL